AACCAGTCGTCTCTTATCTATCGTGCGGATTTGATCCAGAACAATCTGCCCATCTTTGCCCTGAAACTGGCAAATAACACGAGTTGGATAGGCTTTCCCTTCCGTCGTCATCGGTGCAATGATTACGGTGTCAATATAACGATTCATCTCATCGGGTGAAATGACAACA
This DNA window, taken from Trichothermofontia sichuanensis B231, encodes the following:
- a CDS encoding type II toxin-antitoxin system PemK/MazF family toxin, whose protein sequence is MGLVVQRFDVFLVNLDPTVGREIQKARPCVVISPDEMNRYIDTVIIAPMTTEGKAYPTRVICQFQGKDGQIVLDQIRTIDKRRLVKKLGQISQDEQKEVLDTLAEMFAE